The DNA window AAACGTTCGACAAAAAAATATGCTTCCCGTAAGCGTAAATCAACCAGACGCTCGACGGCTACTGCGAAGAAATAATCCATACATAAAAGCGATATATGACAATGGCCTCCACAAATAGTGGAGGCCATTGTCATATATCGCTTTTTGACGGATCTGCGAGCGAATCCCAGAAATCTTTTTTGAAATACCGCCCTCATGTATAATTCAGAGTTTTTCTTTTTCAAGTCCGCGGCGAGTCTCGTCGGTCACGGGCACAAGCGGCAGCCTCAACACTTCTTTGTAGCGGGGGAACAGTATATGGAGCATACATTTTATACCCGAAGGATTGCCGTCTTTGAAAAGCAGTGAATAGAGTGCTGAGAATTGCTGGTGGAGCTTGGCGGCGGCTTCAGGGGTTTCATCCTCCATGCTGCGGTGAATCATATCGACGAATTGTGACGGATAGGCATTGCCGAGCACAGAAATCACACCGTCGCCGCCGATTCGGATCATGCTGTGGGCAAGAGAGTCGTCGCCCGAAATGACAAGGAAGCCCTCGGGACGGCGGGTAATCACTTCCTGTGCCTGCTGCATATTGCCGCTTGCCTCTTTTATCCCGATGATTTTGCCACGAAATTCTTTGGCGAGACGGATAATGGTGTCGGTGTTCATGTTTACGCCTGTTCTTCCCGGAATATTATAAAGAATCACCGGTATGGGTGAGGCTTTGGCGATTTCGGCGAAGTGACGGTACATTCCTTCCTGCGTCGGTTTATTGTAGTAGGGGACTACCGACAGGATCGCATCAAATTCGTCCATGCGCGGTGTTTCAGTCAGTTCCTTGACGACCGAACGGGTCGAATTTCCACCTACGCCGATCACTACCGGGCAGCGGTGGTTCACGTAGTCAAGGATGTGAAGCGCAAGTTCGTGTTTTTCATCCGCAGACAAAGTCGGGGTCTCGGCAGTTGTTCCAAGAGCCACAATGTAGTCTGCCTTGCCATCGATAAGATAGTCAAGGTGCATGTCGAGCGTATGATAGTCAATATCTCCGTTTTCCAGAAAAGGGGTTGTCAGCGCGACACCCATTCCTCGCAAATGCTCTGTTGACATAAAAAATTAATATTATTTTATAATGTGTCAGTTTTACCTAAACAATAATGACAATTCCGAGTTGAAACCGCCTAATATATTGCAAAATTACAAATTATTCTCAAACCCTGCAAGTTCCGCGTTGCCTATTGCCATGCCGCATGTTATAGGTGCCACTATCGGAGAGGGTGTCTATTCAACGGAGACATATATTTCTGTTTGGTATGTTAAAATTTGTTATTTAATAGTACCTTGTATTGCATAGTACCTTGCGAGTCTATATCTTTGCACTGTCAACGGAAATAAGTGCACGTCTCCGTTGCCGTAACCCACCAACAACTTCATCATTGAATCATGAACATAGACAATCTCAAATCACAGATGCGCAAAGGCATGCTTGAGTTCTGCGTTCTTCTTCTCCTTAAGCGCGGCGATGCCTATGCTTCCGAGATGATAGCACGGCTTAAGGACGCTCATCTCATCGTGATGGAAGGGACTCTCTATCCTCTCCTCACCCGCCTTAAGAATGACGGACTGCTTTCCTACCGCTGGGAAGAGTCGATGCAGGGACCGCCACGGAAATATTATTCCATCACTACGCTCGGACTTGATTTCCTCGGCCAGCTCCAGTCTTCGTGGGACGACATATCACGCTCTGTCAATCTTCTTCTCTCCGACCAGACAACTATCTCTAACACCTCAAACATCACAGAAGAATGAAAAAGACATTTCCCGTCAACATCAATGGTAATATATTTTATATAGACGAAGATGCTTATAAGCTGCTTCTTGATTACCTCTCTCAACTCCGCACGACTTTTACCGGCGCAGAGGGTGAGGAAATAGTCAACGATATCGAGTCGAGAATCTCCGAACATTTCGACGAACGCATCCGCCTTGGAGCAAACGTCATTGTGCTTGAAGATGTCAACCGTGTCATCGAGACTATGGGGCGTCCGGAAGAACTGTCGGATGAATCACGCCCCGAAACCGACAGCCAAGAGGAGACGACTGATAGCTGCGGCTCGCAGAACGTCCCTCCTTTCAACGGCACTCAGGCGTGTCCGCCCCCTCCGATCCACAAACGCCTTTTCCGTGACATACGCCATCGGGTGTTCGGAGGCGTAATTGCCGGACTTTCGCAGTATTTTGACTGGGACGTGACCGTAATGCGAATACTGTTCGTAGTTCTTACGCTCTGCACCTACTTCTGGCCTTGCGTGATTATCTATCTCGTGGCATGGATGGTTATCCCCGTCGCACGCACTCCGCGTGAGATTCTTGAAATGCAGGGACAGCCGGTGACTCTCGACAATATCGGACAGACGGTCATCAACAATTCAGTTCCTCCTGCCGCTCCGGTTCCTGACACGGACACATCATCATTCGCCTATTTCGTCAACACGTTCTTTTCCATAGCCGCTAAATTCATCCTTGGTTTCTTCGGACTGATAGCGGCAGTGACAGCTATCGTGTTCTGCTGTCTGATTCTTGTGGCAATCTGTGGAATCATAATTTACTGGACGAGCGGGGCGACCACCATACTTGATGGCCTTGACATCTTGGAAACCGCAGCTCCGTATATTTCTTCATGGGGAGGAATCGCAATATTCTGTGCAATCCTTCTGCCGGCTCTTGCCGTCACATGGGTAGCGTCGTGTGTGCTGTTCAAAGCAAAGACACCTTCCAAAGCCGGAATCATAACCGCTGTGATTCTCGAAATCATAATCATAGCCATAGCAGCCGTACTCATGGGGCTTGCCGACCATTATGAGGATCAGGCATTCTGCTTATTCTATTCAATGGCTCAACCAATCTCATTCTCCCTCACCTCATCAATCGACTCTTTGTCACAGGTGGCTGAAACTGCCGCATCCATCCCTTCGCTCACCCGAAATGCCGTAATCCCCTCGGCCATACTTGTCGCACCGGCTATAACCGCGTAGGCTGTATGAAGTGGGTGAAATAAGACTCAAAATAGCATTGAAGGCTGTAACTTCTTGTCGTAAAGACTAATTTTATATAAATTTGCAAGCGGACAGCAGAAACCATAAGTCCGCTTGCAAATTTTTTTATCCAAATGGCCCGACGACACACAATATATAATATATGGCTATTCGTCATATTCCTGACCTTTCTTACGGCAGCCTGCAGTACTGACGGAACGAAGATTGCCGAAGATGTCATTCCGATGTCCGATATAGACCACCTTCGGGTTGCGGGAATGACCGCACTCAACAGGGCGGATTTTGACAGTGCGATAATATGTGGCCACCGTCTGCTGGAGATTGCTGATAAAAGCAGTGGGCGTGCGGCTCAGAATGCCGACATCTATGGAAACATTATTCTCGGACAGGGTTTCCTGTTCAACGACAGTGTAGGTCACAGTTACCGCCATCTTCACGAAGCGGAACTTCTGTGTCTGAAACATGGCAATGATTCCGCACTTGCTTCCGTCTACAACGGTCTCGGCCTGTATGCCTCTAACATTGAAAAAGACTTTCCCGGAGCGTTGCGTCACTTTTTCAACGGACTCGATGCCGCCAAACGTTCGGCAAATCAACGCTTACATTCATTGCTCCTTGTAAACATAGCCTCGATCTATGCTCTGAACGATGACCCGGCCGGACTGAGATATGCGCTTGAATGTTACAGGCACGGCAAGCGTAACAAGGATAATTTTCTATGCTACACAGGTGCGATGACTGCGGCCTATTCCTATGCACTGCGCAAAACGGATACGTCGAAGGCTCTTGACTATATCCGGGAGGCTGAAATCATTCTCCATTCTGATTCTATACGCGACGGGTCGTCACTTTATTATATATACGGACTTCTGCTGCGCCAGCAGGAGCGTGATTCGGAAGCGGCCGAGTGTTTTCGTCAGTCGATTGATTTGCTCAAGGCCAATCACAATGAGGGCGATATCAGAAGTTTCATCGAGTATTCCGACATATTGTTTAAAAGAAACAGGCATACGGAGGCTGTCGCAGTCCTTGATTCCGCATTGATGATTACTGACAGCGGCCATTCCGGGATATTTCGTCAGGATGTCCTTAAGGCGCTTGCCGTCACCCACCGTCTGCTTGGAAACGATGTATTGTCACGGAAATATTTCAGCATAGCTGAAAATGAGAATAATGTCGAAGATAAAGCCGGCAAAGAACTCATCATCGAACATATCAAGAGCAAATATGACCTTGAACGTGCCGATAACGAGGTCAACCGTCAGCGTGTCGAGCTTCTTGAAAAGGAGCGTATCGTAAATTTTCTGATTGCAGCCGTAGCCGTAGCTCTCATATTGTCGGTAAGTTTTATTTATCTTTACCGGCGGAAAAGCCGTCTGTACTCTACAATTGTCAGACAGATGACGGAGACCGCGCGAGAGGAAACCAGACTGCGCGCCACCATCAGGCAGCTGGAAGATTCGATGTCATCGGCATCTGGCGATAAACCGGCAAAAGATAGTCAGCCTGATGCTCCTTCATTGAAGAAGTCGCCTATTCCTGACCATCTTGTAGCGGCTTTCGAAAGTCTTATGCTTGATCCTGCGGTTTATACCGACAATCTGATTTCAAAAGACAAAATCGCACAGATGCTGAAGACCAACCGCACATACGTGTCGCGTATTGTCAACGAGGTCTATGGGATGACTTTTCCACAGTTCATCAACAGTCTTCGTGCCAAGGAGGCCATACGCCGACTTTCAGACGCAGAATGCGACACACCTCTGAAAGCCCTGTCATCGGAACTCGGTTATAATTCAATGACTACTTTCTACACTAAGTTCAGCGAGGCCACCGGCATGACTCCCGCTGCCTTCCGTGAAAAATCCCGCTCGATAGCTGCCGGTCAGACTCCCGGTGGGGACAATGACAAATCATAACCGTTTATTGGTATAAACTTTCAGTTTGCTATAATTCATCGGGGTTTGGCTTATAAATAATTTCATAAACGGCAAAATTTCCGACATTGTAATAGCAAATTTGCCTTTGTTTCATTATTTTATGGTTAATTTGCAAATGAAAGTTTAACCAATTCATTGTCCATTTCATGAAAACCTTAACCGACTTTATCAACCGAGGTCTCATGGCGGTCATCACTCTTGTCATCACCTTCAGTGCCGGAGCGCGTACAATATCCGGCATAGTTGTCGATGAGAACGACGAACCGCTTGCCGGTGCGACCGTCAGAGAAATTCCCCTGAGTTCCGATAATTCCGTGGCAATGGTCATAACGGATCTTAACGGGCATTTTTCCCTGACCGTACCACAGACCGCCACTGAAATTGAAGCCTATTTTCTCGGCTATCTGACCAAGAAAGTCAAACTGACTTCCGCGGATTCCTACAAGATAGCGCTCCAGCCAAACGACGAAATGCTGGATGAGGTGGTGGTCACCGGCTATCAGACACTGTCAAAAGAACGCACCACCGGCTCTTTTGCGAAAATTGACCGAAAGCAGCTTGAAAACCAGCGGATCACGTCAGTGAGCGATATGCTTGAGGGACATATTGCCGGTTATACCGACGGTAAGATACGCGGAACGACCTCTATGCAGGGAATCACGACTCCACTCTATGTGGTTGACGGTTTCCCTGTCGAGCGTACTGAAGTCACCTATGCAGGCGGAGGTTTCAGCGAATCAGTGCCGGATATAAATATCGACGATATTGAAAGCATAACAGTCCTTAAGGATGCGGCTGCCACTTCGATTTATGGAGCGAGAGCCGCCAACGGTGTTATCGTCATCACAACCCGCAAAGCTCAGAAAGGGAAGGTCAATGTGATGGCGTCGGCAACCTTTTCGGTAACACCCTATAAACGTTACAACACATATACGCCTGATGCTGCCGAGGTGATTGCGGAAGCCCGCGACTGGATGTCGCAGAATCCTAACTTCAGCGGTGAAGGAGCAGTGGATTATGCGGAGAATATGTTGCGCAACAGCAGTAATCTTTCTCCCCATGTCAAGGCGATCTATCAGCGCTATGCCGGAATGATAAGTGAACAGCAGTTGAATTCAATGCTCGACAACTGGGCCTCGCAGGGATACCGTTACTATGATGAAGTCGATGACATCGAACGCCGCGATGCGACTACACAGCGCTACAGCCTTTCGATCTCGTCATCGGGGGAGCGCAACAGTTTCGTCGGGACGGTATCCTACAACCGTGACAACTACAACGCCATACATTCATACAGGGATGCGCTTGATATATCTCTGCGCAACACGATCGACATGACCCGCTGGCTATCTGTAGACCTCGGGGCTTATGTCAACTATTCCGGTTCGCAGACGCAGACATATTTCCTGTCGTCGCCCGGTTTCACTGTAGCTCCATATATGAGTTTCTATAACGAAGACGGTTCCACGATTGTCAGCCGTCAGGAGGACAGGCTTACTCAGTCGCGCTTAAATGCCATCAACAAATATGGTCTTTACAATGAGGATATTGACCCTATGGATGAACTCGGACGCTCAAATTCGACTACAAGCGACCTGCTGACACGTGTCTATGCTCGCCTGAATTTCAAGATAACCGACTGGCTGCGCTTCACGACTCAGTTCCAGTATGAGTTCGGTAATTTCCAGCGCAAGCAGATTTCGGAGCAAGAAACCTATGCGGTGCGCAGTAAAATCAACAACTTCGCCTCGTCGCCTGACGGTGTGAATGCCAAGTTCAATCTTCCCTACGGTGACATATATTCAAATGGCACCAATGACCAGCGCACGTATAATTTCAGAAATCAGCTTGATTTCAACAAGACTTTTGCCGGGGTGCATGACATAACGGCAATCGCCGGTATGGAAATGCGTCACAACAAGACCCGTTTCGAGAGCAATACTCTCTATGGCTATGACGATGATCTTAATCAATGGACAGTTGTCGACCAGTCGGCTATCCAGTCATTTTCCAATGCCATTTTCAGCCGTCCATGGATTGCCGCGACTGACTTTGCCTCAATCAATGAACTGACCAACCGTTTCATTTCATTCTATGGCAATGCCGCTTATGCGTTTGACAACAGATATATGATAAACGGCTCTATCCGAACCGACCGCACGAATCTTTATGGTACGAGCAGCAAGTATCAGGGTAAACCTATCTGGTCGACGGGTGTGGCGTGGAGAATAGATCAGGAGGAATTTTTTAATGCCGGATGGGTCAATATGCTAAAATTGCGTGCGTCATACGGCATCGGCGGCAACATAGCCAAGAACCGCTGGCCATATACAGTAGCTTATTATTCGACCAATACTCATCCGGGAGTAGGCGGTATGCAAGGTTCGATAAGTTCACGTCCTAACCCGAAACTGCGCTGGGAGAAAACCACCACAACCAATGTCGGTGTTGATTTCGCGCTTTTCACCAACCGTCTCAACGGTTCTGTCGAATACTATAATAAGAAGGGCACAGACCTCCTTGCTTCCTCCAACGGTATCTCGGTTGAAGGACAGGGTTTCTCAACCAATGTCATCAACAATGGCGAGATGACCAACCGTGGTTTTGAATTGAATGTCAACGGCGTTATTATCCAGAACCGTGACTGGTCTTGGAGTGCGCAGGGGGTGATAGGCTATAATCATTCCAAGGTAGACTATGTGAATGTCGAAGCTCCTGTCTATTTTCTGCAGCTTGATCAGCCGGAGGCATTTCCGCGTGTCGGAGTCCCGTTTACCGCTCTTTATGGATATAAGTGGGCCGGTCTGAGTGCTGACGGTCTGCCTCAGGTATACGAT is part of the Duncaniella dubosii genome and encodes:
- a CDS encoding helix-turn-helix domain-containing protein translates to MARRHTIYNIWLFVIFLTFLTAACSTDGTKIAEDVIPMSDIDHLRVAGMTALNRADFDSAIICGHRLLEIADKSSGRAAQNADIYGNIILGQGFLFNDSVGHSYRHLHEAELLCLKHGNDSALASVYNGLGLYASNIEKDFPGALRHFFNGLDAAKRSANQRLHSLLLVNIASIYALNDDPAGLRYALECYRHGKRNKDNFLCYTGAMTAAYSYALRKTDTSKALDYIREAEIILHSDSIRDGSSLYYIYGLLLRQQERDSEAAECFRQSIDLLKANHNEGDIRSFIEYSDILFKRNRHTEAVAVLDSALMITDSGHSGIFRQDVLKALAVTHRLLGNDVLSRKYFSIAENENNVEDKAGKELIIEHIKSKYDLERADNEVNRQRVELLEKERIVNFLIAAVAVALILSVSFIYLYRRKSRLYSTIVRQMTETAREETRLRATIRQLEDSMSSASGDKPAKDSQPDAPSLKKSPIPDHLVAAFESLMLDPAVYTDNLISKDKIAQMLKTNRTYVSRIVNEVYGMTFPQFINSLRAKEAIRRLSDAECDTPLKALSSELGYNSMTTFYTKFSEATGMTPAAFREKSRSIAAGQTPGGDNDKS
- a CDS encoding PspC domain-containing protein, which encodes MKKTFPVNINGNIFYIDEDAYKLLLDYLSQLRTTFTGAEGEEIVNDIESRISEHFDERIRLGANVIVLEDVNRVIETMGRPEELSDESRPETDSQEETTDSCGSQNVPPFNGTQACPPPPIHKRLFRDIRHRVFGGVIAGLSQYFDWDVTVMRILFVVLTLCTYFWPCVIIYLVAWMVIPVARTPREILEMQGQPVTLDNIGQTVINNSVPPAAPVPDTDTSSFAYFVNTFFSIAAKFILGFFGLIAAVTAIVFCCLILVAICGIIIYWTSGATTILDGLDILETAAPYISSWGGIAIFCAILLPALAVTWVASCVLFKAKTPSKAGIITAVILEIIIIAIAAVLMGLADHYEDQAFCLFYSMAQPISFSLTSSIDSLSQVAETAASIPSLTRNAVIPSAILVAPAITA
- the dapA gene encoding 4-hydroxy-tetrahydrodipicolinate synthase — encoded protein: MSTEHLRGMGVALTTPFLENGDIDYHTLDMHLDYLIDGKADYIVALGTTAETPTLSADEKHELALHILDYVNHRCPVVIGVGGNSTRSVVKELTETPRMDEFDAILSVVPYYNKPTQEGMYRHFAEIAKASPIPVILYNIPGRTGVNMNTDTIIRLAKEFRGKIIGIKEASGNMQQAQEVITRRPEGFLVISGDDSLAHSMIRIGGDGVISVLGNAYPSQFVDMIHRSMEDETPEAAAKLHQQFSALYSLLFKDGNPSGIKCMLHILFPRYKEVLRLPLVPVTDETRRGLEKEKL
- a CDS encoding PadR family transcriptional regulator, which gives rise to MNIDNLKSQMRKGMLEFCVLLLLKRGDAYASEMIARLKDAHLIVMEGTLYPLLTRLKNDGLLSYRWEESMQGPPRKYYSITTLGLDFLGQLQSSWDDISRSVNLLLSDQTTISNTSNITEE
- a CDS encoding SusC/RagA family TonB-linked outer membrane protein, whose product is MKTLTDFINRGLMAVITLVITFSAGARTISGIVVDENDEPLAGATVREIPLSSDNSVAMVITDLNGHFSLTVPQTATEIEAYFLGYLTKKVKLTSADSYKIALQPNDEMLDEVVVTGYQTLSKERTTGSFAKIDRKQLENQRITSVSDMLEGHIAGYTDGKIRGTTSMQGITTPLYVVDGFPVERTEVTYAGGGFSESVPDINIDDIESITVLKDAAATSIYGARAANGVIVITTRKAQKGKVNVMASATFSVTPYKRYNTYTPDAAEVIAEARDWMSQNPNFSGEGAVDYAENMLRNSSNLSPHVKAIYQRYAGMISEQQLNSMLDNWASQGYRYYDEVDDIERRDATTQRYSLSISSSGERNSFVGTVSYNRDNYNAIHSYRDALDISLRNTIDMTRWLSVDLGAYVNYSGSQTQTYFLSSPGFTVAPYMSFYNEDGSTIVSRQEDRLTQSRLNAINKYGLYNEDIDPMDELGRSNSTTSDLLTRVYARLNFKITDWLRFTTQFQYEFGNFQRKQISEQETYAVRSKINNFASSPDGVNAKFNLPYGDIYSNGTNDQRTYNFRNQLDFNKTFAGVHDITAIAGMEMRHNKTRFESNTLYGYDDDLNQWTVVDQSAIQSFSNAIFSRPWIAATDFASINELTNRFISFYGNAAYAFDNRYMINGSIRTDRTNLYGTSSKYQGKPIWSTGVAWRIDQEEFFNAGWVNMLKLRASYGIGGNIAKNRWPYTVAYYSTNTHPGVGGMQGSISSRPNPKLRWEKTTTTNVGVDFALFTNRLNGSVEYYNKKGTDLLASSNGISVEGQGFSTNVINNGEMTNRGFELNVNGVIIQNRDWSWSAQGVIGYNHSKVDYVNVEAPVYFLQLDQPEAFPRVGVPFTALYGYKWAGLSADGLPQVYDAEGNVCSSNTPTNLDDIIYLGSYTPTYSGSLSTNLRWRELTLSALFLFEGGHKLRCADFTYNDRWKNPGDEAVTDVPRYVAGENPSLYCNMDLYNRSSAVIRDASNIRFRNISLTYNVPGLWCSKFYAKDARLMLGVENIAVFAKSKAAKHTIGGYQKPTYMLSLNLGF